One Spinacia oleracea cultivar Varoflay chromosome 4, BTI_SOV_V1, whole genome shotgun sequence DNA segment encodes these proteins:
- the LOC110790687 gene encoding sucrose nonfermenting 4-like protein: MFGSNPDSAAHSNSGLPGNILIPFRFVWPYGGRRVFLTGSFTGWSEHILMSPMEGCPTAFQVICNLTPGYHQYKFNVDGEWRHDEHQPFVSGTYGVVNTVLLARESDIGPVIFSSDTPGRSNMEVDENMFVRPTATPDGMLREQISDADVQVSRHRISLFLSQHTAYELLPESGKVVALDVTLPVKQAFHILYEQGVSVAPLWDFGKGHFVGVLSAIDFILILRELGNHGSNLTEEELETHTILAWKDGKVRLNRQIEGSGRPYARQLINAGPYDSLKDVALKILQNKVSTVPIIHSSSPDGSFPQLLHLASLSGILKCICRHFKHSSSSLPILQQPICSVPLGTWVPKIGESSRLPFATLKPNASLGDALSMLVEADVSSVPIVDENDSLLDIYSRSDITSLAKDRAYAQIRLDEMSIHQALQLGQDATSPSGVFNGQRCQMCLSSDSLQKVMERLANPGVRRLVIVEAGSKRVEGIITLSDVFRFLLG, encoded by the exons ATGTTTGGATCCAATCCGGATTCTGCTGCTCATAGTAACAGTGGACTACCTGGAAACATATTAATTCCGTTTCGCTTCGTATGGCCTTATGGAGGAAGGAGGGTTTTCCTCACCGGTTCGTTTACCGG GTGGTCGGAGCATATCCTCATGTCCCCTATGGAGGGGTGCCCTACTgcatttcaagttatttgtaACTTAACCCCGGGATATCATCAG TACAAGTTTAATGTCGATGGAGAATGGCGTCATGATGAACATCAGCCTTTTGTGAGTGGAACTTATGGAGTTGTCAACACTGTGCTTCTAGCGAGGGAGTCTGACATTGGTCCTGTTATATTTAGTTCTGATACTCCTGGTAGATCTAACATGGAGGTGGATGAGAACATGTTTGTTCGTCCA ACGGCTACACCTGATGGAATGTTGAGGGAGCAAATTTCAGATGCTGATGTACAGGTTTCTCGTCATCGTATATCTCTGTTTTTGTCACAACATACAGCCTATGAGTTGCTGCCAGAGTCAGGCAAG GTTGTGGCCTTGGATGTTACTTTACCAGTAAAACAAGCTTTTCATATCCTTTATGAGCAG GGAGTCTCTGTTGCCCCTTTATGGGATTTTGGCAAGGGCCATTTTGTTGGAGTTCTTAGTGCAAttgatttcattttaattttgagAGAG CTTGGGAATCATGGCTCAAACTTGACGGAAGAAGAGCTGGAGACTCATACGATATTGGCATGGAAAGATGGGAAAGTTCGTCTCAACAGACAAATTGAGGGTAGTGGGAGGCCATATGCCAGACAGCTTATAAAT GCTGGGCCTTATGATTCTTTGAAAGACGTGGCTTTGAAAATTTTGCAAAACAAAGTATCCACTGTTCCAATTATTCATTCCTCGTCACCAGATGGTTCTTTCCCTCAGCTGCTACATCTTGCTTCCTTGTCTGGAATACTAAAAT GTATTTGCAGACATTTTAAACACTCTAGCAGCTCTTTGCCTATTCTTCAACAACCAATTTGTTCAGTTCCTTTGGGTACTTGGGTTCCCAAGATTGGGGAATCAAGTCGATTGCCATTTGCTACATTGAAACCAAATGCTTCACTTGGGGATGCCTTGTCTATGCTTGTAGAAG CGGATGTGAGTTCAGTGCCTATAGTTGATGAAAATGACTCGTTACTGGATATATATTCTCGAAG TGATATTACATCTTTAGCAAAAGACAGGGCGTATGCACAAATTCGTCTTGACGAAATGAGTATTCATCAG GCACTTCAACTTGGACAAGATGCTACTTCTCCTTCTGGAGTATTTAATGGACAAAGATGTCAGATGTGCTTGTCCTCCGATTCCTTACAAAAGGTGATGGAGCGGCTAGCAAATCCAG GTGTGAGGAGGCTTGTGATTGTGGAAGCGGGCAGCAAGCGTGTTGAAGGCATTATTACATTAAGCGATGTGTTCAGATTCTTGCTTGGCTAG